The DNA segment TTTACCGATTTGTATTTGCCGGCAAGAACCCCTTGGGCCAGGGGAGAGTAAACGACTTGTCCGATGCCGTGGCGCTCGCAGAGGGGGATGATCTCCTTTTCGATATCGCGGGCGAACAGGTTGTACAAGGGCTGGTTGGCCGCGATCCGGTGCAGCGAGTGCCTGTCGACGATCGACAGGGCTTCGGCGATTTGCGCCGCCGTCCAATTGCTGACGCCCACATACAGCACTTTGCCCTGACGCACCAGATCGTCCATGGCGCGCAGGGTTTCCTCCAGAGGCGTGTCAGGGTCGAAGAAGTGGCAATAGTACACGTCGATGTAATCGACGCCCAGCCGTTTCAGGCTGGCTTCGCACTGCTCCATGATGTGTTTCCGGGACAGCCCCTGGTCGTTGGGCCCTTTCCCCATCGCCCCCCGGACCTTGGTCGCCAGCACGTAGGATTCGCGGGGATACTTCCTGAGCGCTTCGCCGACGATCCTTTCCGCCTCGCCGTTCATGTAAATGTTGGCCGTGTCGAAAAAGTTGATCCCCAGTTCATAGGCCTTGTCGATGACGGAGATCGCTTGCTCCTTGTCCACATATCCACCGTACGTCAGCCAGCTTCCCAGGCTGATTTCGCTCACTTTCAAACCGGTGTTTCCGAGACGGCGGTACTTCATCTTCGATCCCCTTCCTCTAAAGGTTATCGAAGCTTTGATTCAGTCGGCATGCGGCCCGGCAATCCGCCGGAGGTCACGCCAGGAGCGATCGGAGGATGGACAGGTTGGCGCGTTCGTTCAACCGGAGCCGGTCCGAATGAATCCACGCTTCGGCGGGGGAGACGGGCAGTTCCCCGCAGATGTCGACGCCGAGCACCTGTTTGCTCCGAACGAGGGCTTGAAGAACCTTCAGCAGCTCCGTCAGGTGCATGGTCCCGTGATCCCAGTTGGTCGCGGCGTAGGCGCGATCCAGGACATCCTTGTCAATGCTGATGTACACGCGTTCCGTCGGGATGGCGGAGAGGAGATCCCCGCCTTGTTCCGGGTCGGGCCAGAGGAGCACTTTTTCCCCGGCGTCCCGGAGGCGAAGGTTCCGCTCCCCGGTCCCGATCAGGATGATTTTCACAAGATGCGGCAGCTTCGCCGCCTCTTTCACCCAGGAACTGCATGTAAGAAGCCCCGGCAGACTGTCCGGGGTTTTTGCATCCGTATGGTTGTCGAAAAGGATGAGGCTGAAGGGATCTTTGATTTCCCTCAGCAGCAGATAGGTGACGTAATGGTAATTTCCGTTTCCGATAAAGGTGATGCCCCGACCTTTTCTGCGGGACAGCCGGCGGATGATTTCCGACCGCGATCGATCCGTGCAAAACAGATTGGCCTCTTGAATGTCTTTGAGTTGGATCCATTCGCCGGCAAAACGGGCCAATTGGCGTTGCTTTGGATAAACGTCGTCGAAGTTCAGCAGCGTCACGTCACGATGCAGAAGACCCATGATCCTCATTTCCCTTCGATGAAATGAACGATCCGGTCTATTGCCATACGCTGACGGTGATCCTTCGACTTCTACTATAAATATACAAAAAAATTGAAGGGCGGTTAAGGGCCGGCCTTCGACGAGGATCCTGTCTTTCGATGCCCATTGAAAAACGGAAAAAAGATCGCGGACAGTCTGTAAATTTGCACAACCTGATGACGTCGCGCGATGGTCGGTGTTTGTGGCTGTGGCCGCCGGGGAACGGTGGAGATCGCGGGTGCCGCCTTCGCCTGCTGGACGAGGCGACCTTCAGGACCGGGCGCGTCACAGCGATCGGCGGGGAAAGGGTGATGCAGGGGCGCCTGTGCCATGCCGCGTGGCGAAAGGCCAAGTCGGCTGTCCCGTAGATGGCGGAAAAAAGACGGGGCAGACCGTCGTTTTCCTTTCCGGTGATTTTGGGGGGGTTTATGGCTTGGGGACGTCGGGGAGTTTACATATCAAATTTTTTTGATGTATAATCATATCAACGAAAGTTGATATGAGGAGGCGGGGCGGATTTCTTCACCCGTCAAGGAGAGGTCTTCCTGAAAGGTTTCGGTTGCATGAGATATGAGATATAAGGGGGTTATCCGCGTGAGAAGGGTCATTCGGGAAGAAATCAAGGCGTATTACGGAAGTATCGCCAGGAGAGCGGCCGGGAAAGAAGCGGGTTCCTGCTGCGGGGGATCGTCCTGTTGCGGAGAAGGTGCGCCCTTCTATTCCTCGGGCGATCTGGAAGGATTGCCGGAGGAGGCCGTCAAGGCCTCTTTGGGGTGTGCCAACCCGGTTGCCCTTGCGAATCTTCAACAGGGAGAAACGGTCCTTGATCTGGGAAGCGGGGGCGGGATCGATGCGTTGATCTCGTCGAAGTATGTGGGTGAAACCGGAAAGGTTTACGGACTGGACATGACCGATGAGATGCTGGAATTGGCCCGGCGGAACCAAGAGAAGAGCGGGGCGGCCAATGTCGAGTTTATCAAGGGATATATCGAGGAGATTCCCCTGGCGGATGAAACGGTGGATGTCGTCCTTTCCAATTGTGTCATCAATCTGAGCGGGCGAAAGGAGGATGCCTTGAGGGAAGCGTATCGGGTGCTCAAAAAAGGCGGCAGGCTGGCCATTGCGGATATTGTCCGGCTGAAGCCGGTTCCCGAATCGCTTCGGCGGAACATCCAAATGTGGGTGGGTTGCGTTTCCGGCGCTTTGGGGATCGATGAATACGAGCGGATTCTGAAAAAGGTCGGATTCAAGGACATCGAAATCACTCCCGTAAACCACATCGGAGGT comes from the Planifilum fulgidum genome and includes:
- a CDS encoding aldo/keto reductase family protein; this translates as MKYRRLGNTGLKVSEISLGSWLTYGGYVDKEQAISVIDKAYELGINFFDTANIYMNGEAERIVGEALRKYPRESYVLATKVRGAMGKGPNDQGLSRKHIMEQCEASLKRLGVDYIDVYYCHFFDPDTPLEETLRAMDDLVRQGKVLYVGVSNWTAAQIAEALSIVDRHSLHRIAANQPLYNLFARDIEKEIIPLCERHGIGQVVYSPLAQGVLAGKYKSVNDAPSGSRATDKHGAETVKSWLKEENLAKVERLRPIAEELGLSLAQLALAWTLRLPNVSSAIIGASVPGQVEDNVKASGVTLPQEVIDRIDKIFQTP
- a CDS encoding arginase family protein; protein product: MGLLHRDVTLLNFDDVYPKQRQLARFAGEWIQLKDIQEANLFCTDRSRSEIIRRLSRRKGRGITFIGNGNYHYVTYLLLREIKDPFSLILFDNHTDAKTPDSLPGLLTCSSWVKEAAKLPHLVKIILIGTGERNLRLRDAGEKVLLWPDPEQGGDLLSAIPTERVYISIDKDVLDRAYAATNWDHGTMHLTELLKVLQALVRSKQVLGVDICGELPVSPAEAWIHSDRLRLNERANLSILRSLLA
- the arsM gene encoding arsenite methyltransferase; the protein is MRRVIREEIKAYYGSIARRAAGKEAGSCCGGSSCCGEGAPFYSSGDLEGLPEEAVKASLGCANPVALANLQQGETVLDLGSGGGIDALISSKYVGETGKVYGLDMTDEMLELARRNQEKSGAANVEFIKGYIEEIPLADETVDVVLSNCVINLSGRKEDALREAYRVLKKGGRLAIADIVRLKPVPESLRRNIQMWVGCVSGALGIDEYERILKKVGFKDIEITPVNHIGGVPRGFAEEKNPDSPFSAGGAWEEAFAAAYVKARKGTEPA